In Nocardia sp. NBC_00403, one DNA window encodes the following:
- a CDS encoding AurF N-oxygenase family protein codes for MSAAVTPAIDPDLEKAQEYAAKLLLLSEGSVNKHFDPFEDIDWDNPDYAADAGEERWILPMSGDTLGRHPWYLALSDEEKIKIGKYRQANVAKVGLQFESILISGMATHNFGLPNGSPEFRYCSHEMIEEHNHTLMFQEMVNRIGVDVPGMGPLVSKFKYLGAPVAGLFPNLFFMAVLAGEEPIDHIQKAILRSGEEVHPIMLGVMAIHVAEEARHISFAHEFLKKHVPEANPAGKLVLSVAMPIVMWILGRSIATPPKAFFKKFDIPQSVRKELFYGSKEAKQVFRDYFADVRTLANDIGLMNPISKAVWKLLRIDGHTTRYRSEPLRAVKAS; via the coding sequence ATGTCTGCAGCCGTGACGCCCGCAATCGATCCCGATCTGGAGAAGGCGCAGGAGTACGCAGCGAAATTGCTGCTGCTCTCCGAGGGTTCGGTCAACAAGCACTTCGACCCGTTCGAGGACATCGACTGGGACAACCCCGACTACGCGGCCGACGCCGGCGAAGAGCGGTGGATCCTGCCGATGTCCGGCGACACCCTCGGCCGCCATCCCTGGTACCTGGCACTCTCCGACGAGGAGAAGATCAAGATCGGCAAGTACCGTCAGGCCAACGTGGCCAAGGTCGGTCTGCAGTTCGAGTCGATCCTCATCAGCGGTATGGCGACGCACAACTTCGGCCTGCCCAACGGCTCGCCCGAATTCCGCTACTGCTCCCACGAAATGATCGAGGAGCACAACCACACCCTGATGTTCCAGGAGATGGTGAACCGGATCGGCGTCGACGTTCCCGGTATGGGCCCGCTGGTGAGCAAGTTCAAGTACCTCGGCGCTCCGGTGGCCGGGCTGTTCCCGAATCTGTTCTTCATGGCGGTGCTGGCCGGCGAAGAGCCGATCGACCACATCCAGAAGGCCATCCTGCGCTCCGGCGAAGAGGTCCATCCGATCATGCTCGGCGTGATGGCCATTCACGTCGCCGAGGAAGCGCGCCATATCTCCTTCGCGCACGAGTTCCTGAAGAAGCATGTGCCGGAGGCGAACCCGGCCGGCAAGCTGGTGCTGTCGGTTGCGATGCCGATCGTCATGTGGATCCTCGGTCGCTCGATCGCGACGCCGCCGAAGGCGTTCTTCAAGAAGTTCGACATCCCGCAGTCGGTCCGTAAGGAGCTGTTCTACGGCTCCAAGGAAGCCAAGCAGGTCTTCCGCGACTACTTCGCCGACGTGCGCACCCTGGCCAACGACATCGGCCTGATGAACCCGATCTCCAAGGCGGTCTGGAAGCTGCTCCGGATCGACGGCCACACCACCCGCTACCGCTCGGAGCCGTTGCGCGCGGTCAAGGCTTCCTGA
- a CDS encoding FAD-dependent oxidoreductase yields MPYVVTQSCCSDASCVYACPVNCIHPTPDEPDFLTAEMLYVDPQACVDCGACASACPVDAITSSKKLTDEQKPFIEINADFYRQALPRPLLARPVPAAEIHTERRPLRVAIVGSGPSAMYAADELLTQPEVSVTVFDRLPVPYGLARHGVAPDHGKTRQVSELFDVISAQPGFRSYLNVEVGKHVSHEELLGHFHAVIYAVGASSDRKLGIPGEGLTGNISATDFVAWYNGHPDHAGDTFDVSQRRVVIVGNGNVALDVARILTGDPESLAGTDIAPYALRALRHSKIEEVVILGRRGPAESAFTVPEFVGLLGADVDIAIEGELPEPVEGLPYQVEQKLRLLRSVADRPFGARKRIIFRYLTAPTEILGTDEVSGIEVGRNELRTDPDGRVHAVATGETERIDAGLVLTSVGYRGVALPGLPFDDRAAVIPNRNGRVLQEAGGSVLPGAYVTGWIKRGPTGFIGTNKSCAQETVRQLADDFNAGLLSEPRSSAKEFDRLVRNRQPAVHATGAAQRPGPIRRLLARA; encoded by the coding sequence GTGCCCTACGTTGTCACGCAATCCTGTTGCAGCGACGCGTCCTGCGTCTACGCCTGCCCGGTCAACTGCATCCATCCCACGCCCGACGAACCGGACTTCCTGACGGCGGAGATGCTGTACGTGGACCCGCAGGCGTGCGTGGACTGCGGTGCTTGCGCCAGCGCTTGCCCTGTCGATGCCATCACCTCGTCGAAGAAGCTGACCGATGAGCAGAAGCCGTTCATCGAGATCAACGCCGACTTCTACCGACAGGCGCTCCCGCGTCCGCTGCTCGCGCGGCCGGTGCCCGCGGCCGAGATCCATACCGAACGCCGGCCGCTGCGGGTGGCGATCGTCGGGTCGGGGCCGTCGGCGATGTATGCGGCCGATGAGCTGCTGACCCAGCCCGAGGTGTCGGTGACCGTCTTCGATCGCCTGCCGGTGCCCTATGGGCTCGCCCGCCACGGCGTCGCGCCGGACCATGGCAAGACCAGGCAGGTCAGCGAGCTGTTCGACGTCATCTCGGCGCAGCCCGGGTTCAGGTCTTATCTGAATGTCGAAGTGGGCAAGCATGTTTCGCATGAGGAGCTGCTCGGGCACTTCCATGCGGTGATCTACGCGGTCGGTGCGTCCTCGGATCGCAAGCTCGGTATCCCGGGTGAGGGGTTGACGGGCAATATCTCCGCCACCGACTTCGTCGCCTGGTACAACGGGCATCCCGATCATGCGGGCGATACCTTCGATGTGTCGCAACGCCGGGTCGTCATCGTCGGCAACGGCAATGTGGCGCTCGATGTCGCGCGCATCCTCACCGGCGATCCGGAGTCGTTGGCAGGCACCGATATCGCGCCGTACGCGTTGCGGGCGTTGCGGCACAGCAAGATCGAGGAGGTCGTCATCCTCGGCCGCCGTGGTCCTGCCGAATCTGCTTTCACCGTTCCGGAATTCGTGGGTCTGCTCGGGGCCGATGTCGACATCGCCATCGAGGGCGAGTTGCCCGAACCGGTCGAGGGCCTGCCTTACCAGGTGGAGCAGAAGCTGCGACTGCTGCGCAGCGTGGCCGACCGCCCGTTCGGTGCCCGCAAACGGATCATCTTCCGCTACCTGACCGCGCCGACCGAAATTCTCGGCACCGATGAGGTCTCCGGTATCGAGGTCGGTCGCAACGAACTCCGCACCGATCCGGACGGCCGGGTACATGCCGTCGCGACGGGGGAGACCGAGCGGATCGACGCCGGACTTGTCCTCACGTCGGTGGGCTATCGCGGTGTTGCGTTGCCCGGCTTGCCATTCGACGACCGGGCCGCGGTGATCCCGAACCGGAACGGACGTGTCCTACAGGAGGCGGGCGGATCGGTGCTTCCTGGCGCCTACGTCACCGGCTGGATCAAGCGCGGCCCTACCGGCTTCATCGGCACCAACAAGTCGTGTGCGCAGGAGACGGTGCGGCAGTTGGCCGACGATTTCAACGCCGGTCTGCTGAGCGAACCCCGCAGCAGTGCCAAAGAATTCGATCGCCTGGTGCGCAACCGTCAGCCTGCGGTCCACGCGACAGGGGCGGCGCAGCGTCCCGGCCCGATCCGCCGACTGCTCGCCCGCGCTTGA
- a CDS encoding SDR family NAD(P)-dependent oxidoreductase, which translates to MSTRFAEKVVLITGASSGVGKAVALRVAAEGAAVVLGARGKDAGEQIASDIRAAGGRALFVPTDVTVEADVARLTQAALTEYGRLDGAFNNAGAINAFGPVSDIEESGWRADIELNLTSVFYGLRHQVPALVASGGGAILNNASNLGVVGMGQVAPYVAAKHGVIGLTRAVALETAEQGVRVNAITSGAIDTPAFRNSMGATPEGEAAIAALHPLGRISRPEEIASFCAYLLSAEASFITGAALAIDGGFTAR; encoded by the coding sequence ATGTCTACACGCTTCGCGGAGAAGGTCGTGCTGATCACCGGAGCGAGCTCGGGGGTCGGCAAGGCTGTGGCCCTGCGCGTCGCCGCCGAGGGCGCGGCAGTGGTACTCGGCGCTCGTGGCAAAGACGCAGGCGAGCAGATCGCCTCCGACATCCGCGCGGCGGGCGGCCGCGCGCTGTTCGTGCCGACCGATGTCACCGTCGAAGCCGACGTGGCCCGGCTGACACAGGCCGCGTTGACCGAATACGGCCGCCTGGACGGAGCCTTCAACAACGCGGGCGCGATCAACGCCTTCGGCCCGGTCTCCGATATCGAGGAGTCGGGCTGGCGCGCCGATATCGAGCTCAACCTGACCAGCGTGTTCTACGGTCTGCGCCACCAGGTTCCGGCATTGGTCGCCTCCGGCGGCGGCGCGATCCTGAACAACGCCTCGAACCTCGGCGTGGTGGGCATGGGCCAGGTCGCCCCCTATGTCGCGGCCAAGCACGGCGTGATCGGGCTGACCCGCGCGGTGGCGCTGGAAACGGCCGAACAGGGTGTGCGGGTGAACGCGATCACCTCCGGCGCGATCGACACGCCTGCCTTCCGCAACTCGATGGGCGCGACACCGGAGGGCGAAGCGGCCATTGCCGCACTGCATCCCCTCGGCCGAATCAGCAGGCCCGAGGAAATCGCCTCGTTCTGCGCGTACCTGCTCAGTGCTGAAGCAAGCTTCATCACCGGCGCGGCACTCGCGATCGACGGCGGGTTCACAGCTCGATAG
- a CDS encoding Hsp70 family protein — MNSVSASVSEERSRPSVRTRRSAVTFDSAGGIRIGGIPQFSMAVSDFADLARDPEPVIVGGRIWSPANLVAAVVNGLIEAVEPIAGAVSTYPAAYTDKQFALLRQAMDLAGARDVLLVPEPVAAAEWLEQEQGPLEPGFMLVYDLGGTCLDVTVVRVGPDWEDHPMVGKPLRSYDFGGRPLGSMIARYTQPGRTAPLSMTSIVDVDGLRTEHIRDSFDVVRACVQSTGLTLSDIGRILLIGGAGRPAEVARTLAELGRPVVMSADPGQTVAAGAAYYAARTFVPAVTGNHFGPHPTVFSSAAVASAIAVSAVTVFGGPVDTGLSPALELLPGIDVPADALLYEPSGDGSLDKLWRTGGVGSRPVTYIPSGLAIAPVARSTRFGPTLAESGPRPHENQRSCCDTPQSGLGTYANPAQFINPLPFIPAPNLNLPPGVPVIPRISFPPGFPGTTPAPAPSNPAPATPTTPSTGTPSGGGAGFPSSGGGAGYPSSGGGAGYPSSGGGAGYPTPGGGTGSPTSGGSTGGPTSGGGTGGPTSGGGTGGPTSGGSTGGPTSGGGTGGPTSGGSTGSPTSGGATDTPASGGTSGSTSGTTPGGATSGGGASDPASGGASSGGDTSGGASSRGASSGSTSSGGAHGSSSGASGGTSSGGPSSGGAAPGAASTGGTSSGGATSGGASSGGTFSGGASSGGASSGGASSGGGFSGHSGGAGGLGGAGGLGGAGHSGGAGGLGGAGGFGGAGGFGGGARGR; from the coding sequence GTGAACTCCGTATCGGCTTCGGTGAGCGAGGAACGCTCCCGGCCATCGGTGCGCACTCGACGTTCGGCGGTGACGTTCGACAGTGCGGGCGGCATCAGAATCGGGGGGATACCCCAATTCAGTATGGCGGTCAGTGATTTCGCTGATCTGGCGCGCGATCCGGAGCCGGTGATCGTCGGCGGGCGGATCTGGTCCCCCGCCAATCTGGTTGCCGCCGTGGTGAACGGCCTGATCGAGGCGGTCGAGCCGATCGCGGGCGCCGTATCGACCTATCCGGCAGCGTATACCGACAAACAGTTCGCGCTGCTGCGTCAGGCCATGGATCTCGCCGGAGCGCGAGACGTGCTGCTGGTGCCCGAACCGGTGGCCGCAGCGGAGTGGCTCGAGCAGGAGCAGGGTCCGCTGGAACCGGGCTTCATGCTGGTGTACGACCTCGGTGGCACCTGTCTGGATGTCACCGTCGTCCGGGTCGGGCCCGACTGGGAAGACCATCCGATGGTGGGAAAGCCGCTGCGCTCCTATGACTTCGGCGGCCGCCCGCTCGGGTCGATGATCGCGCGATACACCCAGCCCGGTCGCACCGCGCCGTTATCGATGACGTCGATCGTCGACGTCGACGGGTTGCGCACCGAGCACATCCGCGATTCCTTCGATGTGGTGCGGGCGTGTGTGCAGTCGACCGGCCTCACCCTCTCCGATATCGGACGCATCCTGCTCATCGGCGGTGCGGGCCGGCCTGCAGAAGTCGCGCGGACGCTCGCCGAACTCGGTCGCCCCGTGGTGATGTCGGCCGATCCTGGTCAGACCGTCGCCGCCGGCGCCGCATACTACGCCGCGCGCACCTTCGTCCCCGCCGTCACCGGCAACCATTTTGGGCCGCACCCCACGGTGTTCTCCAGCGCCGCAGTCGCATCCGCGATCGCGGTCTCGGCAGTCACCGTGTTCGGCGGACCCGTCGACACCGGCCTATCCCCGGCGCTCGAGCTCTTACCGGGCATCGACGTTCCCGCGGACGCGCTGCTGTACGAACCCAGCGGCGACGGATCGCTCGACAAGCTCTGGCGAACCGGGGGCGTGGGATCGCGGCCGGTCACCTATATCCCCTCCGGTCTGGCGATCGCACCTGTCGCCCGGTCGACCCGATTCGGCCCTACGCTGGCCGAATCCGGCCCCCGTCCCCACGAGAACCAACGATCCTGTTGCGACACACCACAATCCGGCCTCGGCACCTACGCCAACCCAGCTCAATTCATCAACCCGCTGCCTTTCATTCCCGCACCCAACCTCAACCTGCCGCCGGGTGTCCCCGTCATTCCCAGGATCAGTTTCCCGCCCGGCTTCCCAGGCACGACTCCTGCTCCCGCCCCGTCCAATCCGGCCCCCGCCACCCCAACGACTCCCAGCACGGGAACTCCTTCTGGTGGTGGGGCTGGTTTCCCGTCGTCTGGTGGTGGGGCTGGTTACCCGTCGTCTGGTGGTGGGGCTGGTTACCCGTCGTCTGGTGGTGGGGCTGGTTACCCGACGCCCGGTGGTGGGACTGGTAGTCCGACGTCTGGTGGTTCGACTGGTGGTCCGACGTCCGGCGGTGGGACTGGTGGTCCGACGTCTGGTGGTGGGACTGGTGGTCCGACGTCTGGTGGTTCGACTGGTGGTCCGACGTCCGGCGGTGGGACTGGTGGTCCGACGTCCGGTGGTTCGACTGGTAGCCCCACGTCCGGTGGTGCGACCGACACTCCAGCCTCCGGGGGCACCTCCGGTTCCACGTCAGGAACAACGCCAGGTGGTGCGACTTCCGGCGGCGGGGCCTCCGACCCGGCCTCGGGTGGCGCATCGTCCGGCGGCGACACCTCGGGCGGTGCTTCCTCCAGAGGAGCTTCGTCCGGTAGCACGTCCTCCGGAGGTGCGCACGGTTCGTCGTCGGGTGCATCCGGTGGGACATCTTCGGGTGGTCCAAGCTCTGGGGGAGCTGCGCCCGGTGCTGCCTCGACTGGCGGAACATCGTCTGGCGGAGCCACTTCGGGTGGTGCGTCCTCGGGTGGGACTTTCTCTGGTGGAGCTTCGTCGGGTGGCGCGAGTTCAGGTGGAGCTTCATCGGGCGGTGGTTTCTCGGGCCACTCTGGTGGTGCGGGTGGCTTGGGTGGTGCGGGTGGCTTGGGTGGTGCGGGCCACTCTGGTGGTGCGGGTGGCTTGGGTGGTGCGGGTGGTTTCGGTGGCGCAGGTGGTTTCGGTGGTGGTGCGCGCGGCCGCTGA
- a CDS encoding HAD family hydrolase: MTIDRMTPGGAPMHNGWVVVVGGPQLIALDVDGTLLQTGSPVSERVTDAVRAAVAAGAHVVVTTGRTLLTTRPVLEQIGLIEGHALCSNGAVHIDVARREPVTVQAFDPAPAVTALRALFPDMIFAVEKVGIGTWATGISPGEFSIGEYLLVDDGELSKEPTPRLNGWWPDGSLEEMLRLLSSLQVPGASWVHGEFGPWLTVSRQGVSKGWALERLRTSLGIPRAATLAIGDGYNDREMLRWAGHSVAMANAPDEIRVLADEIADDVMDDGVAKVLERWFGA, translated from the coding sequence GTGACAATTGACCGGATGACGCCCGGCGGCGCGCCGATGCACAATGGGTGGGTGGTTGTAGTCGGGGGACCCCAGCTGATTGCGCTGGATGTGGACGGGACGCTGCTGCAGACGGGATCGCCGGTCTCCGAACGGGTGACCGATGCCGTGCGGGCAGCGGTCGCGGCGGGTGCGCATGTGGTCGTGACGACCGGACGGACGTTGCTGACAACGCGTCCAGTGTTGGAGCAGATCGGACTGATAGAAGGGCATGCGCTGTGTTCCAACGGCGCCGTCCACATAGATGTGGCGAGGCGCGAGCCGGTCACCGTGCAGGCGTTCGATCCGGCGCCCGCCGTCACCGCTTTGCGCGCGCTGTTCCCGGACATGATCTTCGCGGTGGAGAAGGTCGGCATCGGCACCTGGGCGACCGGTATCAGCCCGGGGGAGTTCTCTATCGGTGAATACCTGCTGGTCGACGACGGTGAATTGAGCAAGGAGCCGACGCCGCGACTGAACGGCTGGTGGCCCGACGGCTCGCTGGAGGAAATGCTGCGATTGCTCAGTTCGCTGCAGGTGCCCGGCGCGAGCTGGGTACACGGTGAATTCGGTCCGTGGCTGACGGTCTCGCGCCAGGGTGTCTCGAAGGGCTGGGCCCTGGAACGCCTGCGCACATCCCTCGGCATCCCACGCGCCGCAACCCTGGCGATCGGAGACGGCTACAACGACCGCGAAATGCTGCGCTGGGCCGGACATTCCGTGGCGATGGCAAACGCACCCGACGAAATTCGAGTACTCGCCGATGAAATCGCCGACGACGTCATGGACGACGGCGTCGCAAAGGTGCTCGAGCGCTGGTTCGGCGCTTGA
- a CDS encoding VOC family protein — protein MLRGMATVTYWAEDFEGAKDWYTELLGVEPYFHVPGAYYEFRIGDYQHELGILNRQFAPEGAPTEPGGQVLYWAVDDLQAALDRLMELGAKEYQPVRTLTQGFAVASVVDPFGNVLGVMSNPHYMEVLAETAPA, from the coding sequence ATGCTGCGTGGAATGGCGACCGTGACGTACTGGGCCGAAGACTTCGAGGGCGCGAAGGACTGGTACACCGAACTGCTCGGCGTCGAGCCCTACTTCCACGTGCCCGGCGCGTACTACGAGTTCCGCATCGGCGACTACCAACACGAACTCGGCATCCTCAACCGGCAGTTCGCTCCGGAGGGCGCACCCACCGAGCCAGGTGGCCAGGTCTTGTACTGGGCCGTCGACGACCTGCAGGCCGCCCTGGATCGGCTGATGGAACTGGGCGCGAAGGAGTACCAGCCGGTCCGGACACTCACCCAGGGATTCGCCGTCGCCTCCGTGGTCGACCCGTTCGGCAACGTGCTCGGCGTGATGAGCAACCCGCACTACATGGAGGTGCTGGCCGAGACCGCACCCGCGTAG
- a CDS encoding helix-turn-helix transcriptional regulator, translated as MRADRLVATLLLMQARGRVTAAEIAEELEVSVATARRDLEALSAAGVPVYPQMGRGGGWSLIGGARTDLSGLNESEARALFLLAGPSANAVPELKSALRKLVRALPQTFRDDAQAAADAVAIDPARWGAHDPTRPEMVTRLQRAVVERRKVRLDYDRKGEKTQRLVDPWGLVDKDGTWYLIAGTDRGKRTFRVDRILDALVTDETAPRPADFDLSEAWGEVVGEMEQRRAATSATALIAEHLVPVLRNQQGRHCVVDGPVEDGRIQVCVTAPTPRMIAQQLAGWGAEIEVLGPQSVRDQLAVLGTELVNRYRT; from the coding sequence ATGCGAGCGGACAGATTGGTGGCGACCCTGCTGTTGATGCAGGCGCGTGGACGGGTGACGGCGGCGGAGATCGCCGAGGAACTCGAGGTCTCGGTCGCCACCGCGCGCCGCGACCTCGAAGCGCTGTCGGCGGCGGGGGTTCCGGTGTACCCGCAGATGGGGCGCGGCGGCGGTTGGTCCTTGATCGGCGGCGCACGCACCGATCTCAGCGGCCTGAACGAATCGGAAGCGCGCGCACTGTTCCTCCTGGCAGGCCCGTCGGCGAACGCGGTACCCGAACTGAAGTCCGCGCTACGGAAGCTGGTGCGCGCCCTGCCGCAGACCTTTCGCGACGATGCGCAGGCCGCGGCCGACGCCGTGGCCATCGATCCCGCGCGCTGGGGCGCCCATGATCCGACGCGCCCGGAAATGGTCACCCGGTTGCAGCGGGCCGTCGTCGAGCGCCGCAAGGTGCGCCTGGACTACGACCGCAAGGGTGAGAAAACGCAGCGGCTGGTCGATCCGTGGGGTCTGGTCGACAAAGACGGCACCTGGTACCTCATCGCGGGCACCGATCGCGGTAAGCGCACCTTCCGTGTGGACCGCATCCTCGACGCGCTCGTCACCGACGAAACAGCCCCTCGCCCCGCCGATTTCGATCTGTCCGAGGCATGGGGCGAAGTGGTCGGCGAGATGGAGCAACGTCGGGCAGCCACCTCCGCAACCGCCTTGATCGCGGAGCATCTAGTGCCCGTCTTGCGCAATCAGCAGGGTAGGCACTGTGTGGTGGACGGCCCGGTCGAGGACGGCCGCATCCAAGTCTGTGTCACCGCGCCGACACCGCGCATGATCGCCCAGCAGTTGGCGGGCTGGGGGGCCGAAATAGAAGTGCTCGGTCCGCAGTCGGTGCGTGACCAGCTTGCGGTACTCGGCACCGAACTCGTCAACAGATATCGGACCTGA
- a CDS encoding SGNH/GDSL hydrolase family protein has protein sequence MTDNIVRTEADDPMLLPADEARRLLVGAPWQRYAVLGDSIAQGVGDPSPGYTSTAWADRVAGTLSSVNPGLAYLNTGRIGATTAQVLAEQLQPVLDFEPDLVHLNCGGNDLFLPGGSVEELRTNLDALFGALARSGAQVCTFTLADVWEVERMRPMRPMRDRMAALNDVVREMAARYDAILVEFWDHPLRLRPDVMSADLIHFTMSGHAVVAAEMVRALHSRFSTRAEEHAH, from the coding sequence GTGACCGACAACATTGTTCGTACTGAAGCCGACGACCCTATGCTGCTGCCCGCCGATGAAGCGCGGCGCCTACTGGTCGGCGCACCGTGGCAGCGTTACGCGGTGCTCGGTGACTCCATCGCCCAGGGCGTCGGCGATCCGAGCCCCGGCTATACGAGCACCGCGTGGGCCGACCGTGTCGCGGGAACGCTTTCGTCGGTGAATCCCGGTCTGGCGTATCTGAATACCGGCCGGATCGGCGCCACCACCGCACAGGTGCTTGCCGAGCAACTGCAGCCGGTTCTCGATTTCGAGCCCGACCTGGTGCACCTGAATTGCGGCGGCAATGATTTGTTCCTGCCCGGCGGCAGTGTCGAGGAGTTGCGCACGAATCTCGATGCGCTCTTCGGCGCGCTGGCCCGCAGCGGCGCTCAGGTGTGCACGTTCACGCTGGCCGATGTGTGGGAGGTGGAGCGAATGCGTCCGATGCGTCCGATGCGGGATCGGATGGCAGCACTCAATGATGTTGTGCGTGAAATGGCCGCGCGCTATGACGCGATCCTGGTGGAATTCTGGGATCACCCACTGCGGTTGCGCCCCGACGTAATGAGCGCCGACCTCATCCACTTCACGATGAGCGGACATGCCGTGGTGGCAGCCGAGATGGTGCGCGCACTCCACAGCCGCTTCTCCACGCGCGCCGAAGAGCACGCACACTAA
- a CDS encoding MFS transporter, with product MTEVTARIDNPPTTNTAARTLLIASGAAFIAFLDLSVVNIAFPSIARDFPSTPATTLTWIVSGYAVAFAALLTPAGRFADTLGRRKLFLIAMAGFALTSLLCGLAPSAPWLIAGRLLQGATAALMVPSALGLVLSVTPREKIGAAIGAWSAAGGFAAVVGPAIGGALVETFGWRSVFMINIPIAIALIVPGLRIPVPDTRQPGGAMPDPLGTIAIALGLGGLVVGVTEGQEWGWNAPVTLIALIGGALLFLAALLRSTRHHNPAITVRLWRSRPYALATASTFVFGGSMFAWLLAGPLFLDAIWQYSVLESAGALTVGAVSSMVTATIAGRITSPTTRRWVGVLGALMYTATTAWMSTDAFGSTPALWSAWIPAGLLGGGGVGIVVTVLGTAAASSLPPQEFAAGIGMNLTARQVGGALGIAVLAAVFAAHPGDPLGGFHTVFAVSAAIGVAAALLIAIPSRTPATAPATQ from the coding sequence ATGACCGAAGTGACCGCGCGGATCGACAACCCGCCGACCACGAACACCGCAGCGCGCACCCTCCTGATCGCATCCGGCGCCGCGTTCATCGCCTTCCTCGACCTTTCCGTCGTCAACATCGCCTTCCCCTCGATCGCTCGTGACTTCCCCAGCACCCCGGCCACCACGCTGACCTGGATCGTCAGCGGCTATGCAGTCGCGTTCGCCGCGCTGCTCACCCCGGCGGGCCGGTTCGCGGACACCCTCGGCAGGCGCAAGCTCTTCTTGATCGCCATGGCCGGTTTCGCGCTGACCTCCCTACTGTGCGGACTCGCGCCGAGCGCGCCATGGCTGATCGCCGGCCGCCTACTCCAGGGTGCGACAGCGGCACTCATGGTGCCGTCCGCGCTCGGGCTCGTACTGAGCGTCACTCCCCGCGAGAAGATCGGTGCGGCGATCGGAGCCTGGTCTGCCGCAGGCGGATTCGCCGCCGTAGTCGGTCCCGCGATCGGCGGTGCGTTGGTCGAGACGTTCGGCTGGCGCTCGGTATTCATGATCAATATCCCGATCGCGATCGCGCTCATCGTGCCCGGTCTGCGCATTCCGGTGCCCGACACCCGGCAGCCGGGCGGCGCCATGCCCGACCCGCTCGGCACGATCGCCATCGCGCTCGGACTCGGCGGCCTTGTCGTCGGAGTCACCGAGGGACAAGAGTGGGGTTGGAACGCACCGGTCACGCTGATCGCGCTGATCGGCGGAGCCCTGCTGTTCCTCGCCGCACTGCTCCGCTCGACCCGGCACCACAATCCCGCCATCACCGTCCGGTTGTGGCGCAGCAGGCCGTACGCGCTCGCTACGGCTTCGACCTTCGTGTTCGGCGGGAGCATGTTCGCCTGGCTCTTGGCGGGACCGCTTTTCCTGGATGCGATTTGGCAGTACTCGGTGCTGGAATCGGCCGGCGCGCTGACCGTCGGCGCGGTGTCCTCGATGGTGACCGCCACCATTGCCGGTCGTATCACCTCCCCCACCACGCGGCGCTGGGTCGGCGTGCTCGGCGCGCTGATGTACACCGCCACCACGGCGTGGATGAGTACTGATGCATTCGGTTCGACACCGGCGCTGTGGTCGGCCTGGATCCCTGCGGGACTGCTCGGCGGCGGCGGCGTCGGGATCGTCGTCACGGTGCTCGGCACGGCTGCGGCGAGTTCTCTTCCGCCGCAGGAGTTTGCCGCGGGTATCGGGATGAACCTGACCGCGCGACAGGTCGGCGGTGCGCTGGGCATCGCGGTGCTGGCCGCAGTGTTCGCGGCGCATCCCGGCGATCCGCTCGGCGGATTCCATACCGTGTTCGCCGTCTCCGCGGCCATCGGCGTTGCGGCTGCGCTGCTCATCGCGATCCCGAGTCGCACGCCCGCTACCGCACCCGCGACACAGTAG
- a CDS encoding TetR/AcrR family transcriptional regulator produces the protein MAESTTPPELLPGTDQRLAKGARARAAIARHAVEVASVEGLTGVSIGRLAADLGLSKSGIATLFGTKEALQVAAVKSAREAFIERVIAPSMSQPRGYDRLRVLIELWFEHITDPTFPGGCFRVATIAEFDSKPGPVRDAIAEDRRDWLAFLAKEIRRAQEQGHLGERNADVIAFEIEAVLSAANTAQQMGEDWGVAAARAIVDNLMGEPAR, from the coding sequence ATGGCTGAGTCGACAACCCCTCCAGAGCTGCTGCCCGGCACCGACCAGCGCCTGGCCAAGGGCGCACGGGCCAGGGCGGCTATCGCCAGGCACGCCGTGGAAGTGGCCTCCGTCGAAGGGTTGACCGGGGTCAGCATCGGCAGGCTCGCCGCCGATCTCGGCCTGAGTAAGAGCGGCATTGCGACCTTGTTCGGGACCAAAGAGGCGCTGCAGGTAGCCGCGGTGAAGTCGGCCCGCGAAGCCTTCATCGAGCGGGTCATCGCGCCGAGCATGTCCCAGCCGCGGGGCTACGACCGCCTCCGGGTCCTGATCGAGCTGTGGTTCGAACACATCACCGACCCGACCTTCCCCGGCGGATGTTTTCGCGTCGCCACCATCGCCGAATTCGACAGCAAGCCGGGCCCGGTCCGTGACGCCATCGCCGAGGACCGTAGGGACTGGCTCGCGTTCCTGGCGAAAGAGATTCGCCGGGCCCAGGAGCAAGGTCATCTCGGCGAGCGCAACGCGGATGTCATCGCCTTCGAAATCGAGGCCGTGCTCAGCGCCGCCAACACCGCCCAGCAGATGGGCGAGGACTGGGGTGTCGCCGCCGCTCGTGCCATCGTCGACAACCTCATGGGTGAGCCGGCGCGCTGA